Proteins encoded by one window of Arachis ipaensis cultivar K30076 chromosome B04, Araip1.1, whole genome shotgun sequence:
- the LOC107636495 gene encoding uncharacterized protein LOC107636495, translated as MVLARINDNWRRYKTTIKQTHFLPYKSVNEMLKNRPKSIPESHFRKLIAYWRTEKVKKMSAQNKKNRAQQKFRHRKGPINFARIRARLAASKENNEPPTQAEMFVETRESTKGKPLDEDTLDVIAHLQAENKKSKESAIRAFQSIFGKEKAGRVRCHGRVTTPTLLKKNEEIATLKQQHATEKATLENKVDVMQKEVDELKSLVKMMLQQKNSGVDLDMLVAQLGSTLGNPNNNDAHEEENYVEGEIELD; from the exons ATGGTCCTTGCTCGTATCAATGACAACTGGAGAAGGTATAAGACTACAATAAAGCAAACTCATTTTCTGCCATACAAATCTGTTAATGAGATGCTAAAAAATCGTCCTAAGAGCATACCTGAGAGTCATTTTCGCAAGTTAATTGCTTATTGGAGAACTGAGAAAGTTAAG AAAATGTCTGCGCAGAATAAGAAAAATAGGGCACAACAAAAATTTAGGCATCGAAAGGGACCAATAAATTTTGCAAGAATACGTGCAAGATTG GCTGCTTCTAAGGAAAATAATGAACCACCTACTCAAGCAGAAATGTTTGTTGAGACTCGCGAAAGTACAAAGGGAAAACCATTGGATGAAGACACTCTGGATGTTATA GCACATTTGCAAGCTGAGAATAAAAAGTCTAAAGAATCAGCAATTAGAGCTTTCCAATCCATATTTGGGAAAGAGAAGGCAGGGAGAGTGCGATGTCACGGAAGAGTAACCACACCAACTTTGTTGAAGAAAAATGAGGAAATTGCCACCCTTAAGCAGCAACATGCAACTGAGAAAGCAACATTAGAGAATAAGGTTGATGTGATGCAAAAAGAAGTAGATGAACTAAAATCGCTTGTTAAGATGATGCTGCAACAAAAAAACTCAGGAGTGGACCTTGACATGTTAGTTGCTCAATTAGGAAGCACTTTAGGGAATCCGAACAATAATGATGCGCATGAAGAG GAAAACTATGTTGAAGGAGAAATCGAACTTGATTAA